The Stenotrophomonas sp. ZAC14D1_NAIMI4_1 DNA segment AAGCCAGCGGCCACGACGCGCGCACCAGCTCCCACGAGGATTGGGTGCCGACGCTGATGCGGCATGCGCTGGGCTGCGAGAACGCGCTGGGTGATTTCAGTACCGGCCAGGATCTGCTGGCCGTGCCGCAGGGCCAGCGCTCGCTGGTGGTGGAGAGCTGGTCACAGCGCGCGGTACGCCACGGCGAGGTGATCTACGTGTTCGACAAGTTCGGCAACGCCACCGCACTGGACCAGGACTACCTGCCCCTACCGCAGCAGGCGCCGGATCCGGCCGCGCTGCGCACCGCATGGGACGCGCTCACGCGCTTCCGCAACCGTTGAAATCCAGGACAGATTCACGATGAACCGCCCGCTGCGCATCCTCCACACCGAAGCCGCCAAGGGAATGGGTGGCCAGGAGATCTACATTCTTCGCCACATGCAGGTGATGCGTGCGCGCGGCCATGAGGTCGCGCTGCTGTGCCAGCCCGACGCGCGGCTGGGCACGCTGGCCCGCGATGATGGTTTCACCGTGCACACCCTGCGCATGGGTGGCATGGCCCGCCTGATGCGCGGCATCTGGTCGGTCTCGCGCCTGGTACGCCGCGAGCGTTACGACGTGGTCAACACCACCAGCCGGCGCGACACGCTGATCGCCGCTGCGGGCGCACGCCTGGGCGGAACGCCGCTGGTGGTGCGCTCGCGCCACCTGATGAGCCCGGTCAACTCGCTGCTGACCTATACCGGGCTGCCGCACCGGGTCATCACCGTGAGCCGGTTCGTCAAGCAGCTGCTGGCCGAGCGCGGCATCGCTGGCGGGAGCATCGGCATCGTGCCGCCCATCGCGGTACCGCCGCGCTGGACCGACATGCGCAAGGAAGACCCATGGCAGTGCCTGCAGGACGTGCGCGCCGAGGTCCGTGCTGAACTCGGCTTCAGCGGCGAGGACATCGTGGTCGGGTGCGTGGCCGTGCTGCGCGAGCCGAAGGGCCATGCCGACCTGCTGCGCGCGATCGCGCCGCTGTGCAAGGCCAACCCGCGACTGCACCTGGTGGTGGTGGGCAATGGCGAGGCGGTCATGCAGCGCCTGCTGGCGATGCGCGAAGAACATGGCCTGCAGCAGCAGGTACACCTGCTCGGCTACCGTGACAGCGCCTGCCGCCTGATGACCGGCTTTGACATCTTCGCCCTCGCCTCGCACAAGGAGGCCGCCGGCACGGTGTTCCTGGAGGCCGCCTACGTGGCCGTACCGATCGTGGCAACGCGGGTGGGCGGCGTGCCTGAAATGGTGCTGGAGGGCAGCAATGCGATCCTCACCCGGCTGGGCGACAATGGCGCGCTGACTGCTGCGCTGCGCCTGCTGGTGGACGATCCGCAGCGGCGGCAGCTGATGGGCCGTGCAGGCTGGGACTGGATGCGCAGTGCGCACGATTTCAGCCCGGCCGGGCATGGCGAAACCACCGAATCCTATTACCACCAGTGGCTGAAGGAGCTGGGACATGGCTGATGCGCGAACTGTTCCGGTGCTGATGCACCACCACGTCAGCCCCTCGCCGGGGATGATCACCGTCTCGCCGGAAAACTTCGAGAGCCAGATCGCCTGGCTGGCCGACAACGGCTGGACCTCGCTGACCCTGGACCAGTACGCCGGCTTCCTTGCCGGCAAGCCGGTGCCGCGCCGGTCCATCGTCATCACCTTCGATGATGGCTACCTGGACAACTGGGTATACGCGCACCCGATCCTGCAGAAGTACGGCATGCATGCGGTGGTGTTCGTGGTGACCGGCTGGATGGGCGAAGGCGACGTACGCCCGCATGCCGGCATCGCCGGGGCCACGCTGCCGGCGACGCCGGACCACCGTGGCTGCGAAGCGGCGATCTTCGAGGACGACCGCAGCGACACGGTGATGATGCGCTGGAGCGAAGCGCGCGCAGCCATCGAGGCCGGCACCTTCGAAGTGCACTGCCATACCCACACCCACACCCGCTGGCTGCGCCGTGATGACCTGGACCGCGCACAGCGCCGTGCCGGCATCAGCCAGGACCTGGCGATCTCGCGACAGGTGCTGCAGGACAAGCTGGGCGAAGTGTCCGACACCCTGTGCTGGCCCTACGGCGATTTCGACCAGGATCATGTCGAGGTGGCCCGCGAGCACGGCTTCCGTTACCTGCACACCACCCATCCGTTCGGCCGCAACGTGGTCGGCGGCGATCCGGAGCGGATCTACCGCTTCGCGATCCGCAACCGCCCGGCCAGCTGGCTGCGCAAGCGCATCGCGCAGAGCTACAACCCGCTGATCGCGCCGTTCTTCAACGGCTTCAAGGCGCGCCAGAAGAAGATGGTGCCGGGGCCCTGATCACGCGCCCCTCGCTGCGGAAAAACAAAAACGCCCCGGTCTCCCGGGGCGTTTTCCGTCTGGGCCCAGTGCAGCCGCCTCAGGCGGAGGCTGCCGCCTTCACTGCGGCCGACAGGCGATCCAGCGTGTCCTGCATCAGCACGGCCTCGTCGGCTTCGACAGTGACGCGCACCACCGGCTCGGTGCCGGACGGACGCAGGAACGCGCGACCGCGCCCCGCCACTGCCTGCTGTGCTTCGGCCAGCGCCGACTGCACGCTGTCCGCCTGCACGGTGGTCTTGGCCGAGACATCACCCAAGCGCACGTTGACGGTCTTCTGCGGCACCTTGGCCAGCGGCTGCAGGGCCTGGCGCAGGGTCTGGCCACTGCGGCGCAGGGCCACCAGTACCTGCAGGGCGCTGACGATGCCGTCGCCGGTGGTTGCGCGGTCCAGGCACAGCAGGTGGCCGGAGGCTTCGCCGCCGAGCACGCCGCCGCCTTCCACCAGCGCCTGGTGCACGTAACGATCGCCCACGTTGCTGCGCACGAACGGGATCTGCAGTTCGCCCAGGGCCTTTTCCAGGCCGAAGTTGCTCATCAGCGTGCCGACCACCGGACCGCGCAGGCGGCCGTCGGCCTGCCACGCACGGGCCAGGATGTAGAGCAGGTCGTCGCCGTCAACCGGGTTGCCCTGGTCGTCGGCCATCAGCACGCGGTCGCCGTCGCCATCGAAGGCAATGCCCAGGTCGGCACCGGTCTGGCGCACCTTGGCCGCCAGGTTGTCGATGTGGGTCGAACCCACGCCGTCGTTGATGTTGACGCCGTTGGGTTCGGCACCGATGCCGATCACGTCGGCACCCAGCTCACGGAACAGCAGCGGCGCGATCTGGTAGGTCGCACCGTGGGCGCAGTCCAGCACCAGGCGCACGCCACGCAGGTCGAAGGTGCGCGGCACGCTGGCCTTGCAGAACTCGATGTAGCGGCCGACCGCTTCGCGCGCGCGCGCCGCCTTGCCCAGCTTTTCCGACTCGGCCGTGGTGAACGGCACGTCCAGCGCTGCTTCCAGCGCCAGCTCGGTGGCGTCATCAAGCTTCTCGCCCTGGGCGGAGAAGAACTTGATGCCGTTGTCGTAGTGCGGGTTGTGCGAGGCACTGATGACCACGCCGGCATCCACGCCCAGGGTGCGGGTGAGGAAGGCCACCGCCGGGGTCGGCATCGGCCCCAGCAGCTGCACGTCGGCACCGGCAGCCACCAGGCCGGCTTCCAGTGCGGCTTCGAACATGTAGCCGGAAATGCGCGTGTCCTTGCCGATCACCACGATCGGGCGGCGCCCGTCGTGGCCGCGCTGGTCGACCAGCACGCGGCCCAGCGCATTGCCCAGGCGCATCACGAAGTCGGCCGAGATCGGGCTCTGCCCGACGCGCCCGCGGATGCCGTCAGTACCGAAGTACCTGCGGCCTGCCATTACGCAGCCTCCGGCGCCGGCGCCGGCTGGCGGCCGAGCATGGCCAGCAGGTCGGACAGGCGATCACGCATTTCACGGCGGTCGCAGATCTGGTCGATGGCACCGTGTTCCAGCAGGAACTCGGAGCGCTGGAAGCCTTCAGGCAGCTTCTCGCGCACGGTCTGCTCGATCACGCGCGGGCCGGCGAAG contains these protein-coding regions:
- a CDS encoding glycosyltransferase family 4 protein, translated to MNRPLRILHTEAAKGMGGQEIYILRHMQVMRARGHEVALLCQPDARLGTLARDDGFTVHTLRMGGMARLMRGIWSVSRLVRRERYDVVNTTSRRDTLIAAAGARLGGTPLVVRSRHLMSPVNSLLTYTGLPHRVITVSRFVKQLLAERGIAGGSIGIVPPIAVPPRWTDMRKEDPWQCLQDVRAEVRAELGFSGEDIVVGCVAVLREPKGHADLLRAIAPLCKANPRLHLVVVGNGEAVMQRLLAMREEHGLQQQVHLLGYRDSACRLMTGFDIFALASHKEAAGTVFLEAAYVAVPIVATRVGGVPEMVLEGSNAILTRLGDNGALTAALRLLVDDPQRRQLMGRAGWDWMRSAHDFSPAGHGETTESYYHQWLKELGHG
- the glmM gene encoding phosphoglucosamine mutase, which translates into the protein MAGRRYFGTDGIRGRVGQSPISADFVMRLGNALGRVLVDQRGHDGRRPIVVIGKDTRISGYMFEAALEAGLVAAGADVQLLGPMPTPAVAFLTRTLGVDAGVVISASHNPHYDNGIKFFSAQGEKLDDATELALEAALDVPFTTAESEKLGKAARAREAVGRYIEFCKASVPRTFDLRGVRLVLDCAHGATYQIAPLLFRELGADVIGIGAEPNGVNINDGVGSTHIDNLAAKVRQTGADLGIAFDGDGDRVLMADDQGNPVDGDDLLYILARAWQADGRLRGPVVGTLMSNFGLEKALGELQIPFVRSNVGDRYVHQALVEGGGVLGGEASGHLLCLDRATTGDGIVSALQVLVALRRSGQTLRQALQPLAKVPQKTVNVRLGDVSAKTTVQADSVQSALAEAQQAVAGRGRAFLRPSGTEPVVRVTVEADEAVLMQDTLDRLSAAVKAAASA
- a CDS encoding polysaccharide deacetylase family protein encodes the protein MADARTVPVLMHHHVSPSPGMITVSPENFESQIAWLADNGWTSLTLDQYAGFLAGKPVPRRSIVITFDDGYLDNWVYAHPILQKYGMHAVVFVVTGWMGEGDVRPHAGIAGATLPATPDHRGCEAAIFEDDRSDTVMMRWSEARAAIEAGTFEVHCHTHTHTRWLRRDDLDRAQRRAGISQDLAISRQVLQDKLGEVSDTLCWPYGDFDQDHVEVAREHGFRYLHTTHPFGRNVVGGDPERIYRFAIRNRPASWLRKRIAQSYNPLIAPFFNGFKARQKKMVPGP